Part of the Drosophila pseudoobscura strain MV-25-SWS-2005 chromosome 2, UCI_Dpse_MV25, whole genome shotgun sequence genome, GGGTGACCACCACAGACTTTTTGCCACACAGCGCCGCCTCATGAAGGGCGCTGCCCGCATGCGTGAGTATGTTGACATCAACgccagccgccagcagcgTCTCCACTACCTTTTTGTGTCCATTCCGACTGGCCAGATGCAGACATGTGTGTGTAAAAATGTGCTTCGTGGGCGACGTTGCATACGGACTAGAGTCGGAGTATCCCATCAGCTCAGACAGATCCCTCTCATCCTCTCTCTTATATGGCAGTATAAGATCTGGATAGACCCGCAATAGCGTTTGTACCACCTGCAATCGTCCAAATTGGGCGGCCAGGTCCAGAGCCGTCTGGAAGCTATTGTTGCGTATTGCCGGATCAGCACCGTAGGAGAGTAGGATGGCCACGACGGCGTTGTGACCATGCTGGGCCCCCGAATGCAGTGGGGTCTCGTTCTCGATCGTTTGGGCATTGGGATTGGCACCATTGGGGCTGTGCATTAGCAGCATTTTCACGATTTCCTGGTGGCCAGCCCAAGCGGCAAGAAATAGCGGTGTGGATCCACGAATATCTGGCACATCCAGCTTGGCATTGTGGGACAGAAGGAGGCGGACAATAGTCCCATGCCCGTTGAGGCAGGCATGGTGCAGTGATGTGTATCCATTCACATCTTGGCAATTGATGCTGGGACTGCGACGAAAGCTGAAATATGAGATCCACACTACATTTAGTACATAAACTCAATTGAAAATACTTTGTTTGGCTGACTCACCTCGACAAAGGCCCGTGACGTTTGGATGAAAGATCCAGCAACTTGTCGACCGTTCGGATGTCGCCACTTCTTGCTGCCGTCAGCAAATGCTGATCCTTGCCCATGGGAGCTGCGCTGTGTTTAGATTACTggagaaaaataaaagagcGAAGAGCGCACATGTTAGTGTCTTGTTCTACATTGAAAGGAATGAGATCATCGCAAGAAAAATATTGAGCAGCCCAGCCCCAAATTAGGTGGCAGGCAGAATCAGCTGTTTGTTCGCCCTTACTGTAAACAGAGAACCTGTCGATTACTTGGCATACATattcacacatacatatacccaTGGTTTggaatgtgtgtatgtgtgtttgttgatTTTAGGGTCTGCGCTCCACTCCGCCTCTTCCAAGGTCATCAAACGGCATTGGGACAATCAATTAGAGTGAGGTTCCACTAAATATAGATTTTCTCAATTATTATTTACCGACTGACTATTTCCGAGTCCAGTTTTAATGTGCGCTGCCATCAACGACTCACTTATTGTCCCCAACGATAATAAATCATTCGCGGATTGGGGATCAATTGTATTTACGTGGAACCGATCTACCCTAAACACCAGTGTTGTATAACATTTAAATGGAGCAGTGCTGCCATTTTAGCTTATTTTAAGCTAGATAGCTTAAGCTTTAagctttttttatatattatatattagaAAGTCCTCAAAAACAGAGGGGCAGAAGGCAGAACTTGGCTCGTACATTGTACTCGGCCATAACATAATGAAGTGGAAAAAATCAATGACGtggtttaattaaaaattaaaaacaaaatatcaatataattcaattattaattattttgatGTGTTTTTATGGTTAGCTTATTTTTAagcttattttttttagtttttagctTATTCTAGCTTATTTTTTCTTCAATCTAGCTTATGGCGACTCCCGAAATCTGGCAACACTGGACCTACATATGTGTTATTAAATTCGAGGACCTAATCAGATTATTTTGGTAAAAAACCCCTCTTATTGGACGTTCGTATGTGTTGGAGGCATTGATATGGCAACAAGAAGGGCGTGCGTATTCATTTAGTGCCAGCTCCAGCAACAAGCGATGACCGTGCGCGGCATAGAAGCAATCAAATTGAACATACCGAAGGCAAAGGGCGACGCAGCAGCCATCAAAACAAACATTCGCGAGGAGAGAGGTCAAGCCATTGAACCTGGACCCGACGGAGCCAGCGGCAGCACAATGACCTCTGTGGAACGGTATAGACTGGAGTGGACGCAGCTGCTGGAGAATCTTGATGAGAACCCGGAGACCCTGCGACTGGCCGCTTTTAATGGCGACCTGAAGATGTCCAAGTTTCGCAGCGTCTACTGGGCGCTGCTCCTGCGCGTCCTCAATGCGGAGCATAGGAGCTGGCACACCCAGCGCCTACAGCAGCGCAGTAGATACGAGAAGTTCCGGGTGGACTATGTGCGCAATCCCCACGAGCTGGCAGTGTCCGACGACGACCCCCTGTCGCAGTCAACGAAAAGCGTTTGGAACCAGTACTTCAGCGACCAAGAGCTGTTCGCGGTGATACGGCAGGACGTGGTGCGCACATTCCCCGGCGTTGACTTCTTCCGCAAAGCGCTCGTCCAGAACGCCATGGTCAATATCCTGTTCTACTACGCCCGCGAGCATCCCTACATGTGCTATCGCCAGGGCATGCATGAGATACTGGCCCCCATTATCTTTGTGATCTACAGCGATCACCAGCCGCTGCTGCACTTCAGCGAGATCGCCAAGACTGACATAAATGAGACCTTGCTGAACGTCCTCGATCCTGGCTACCTGGAGGCGGACACATAGTACGtcgtctgccactgcccaccCGCCATTAGTTTAATCTGTTCCCATGTGTTGCAGCTCCATTTTCTCGCGTCTCATGGCCTCCGTGGAGTCGTACTATCGAGTATCGAATCTCGTTTCCACTCCTGACGGCCACATTGAGCAGCTAAACGAGGTGCGTCGGAGCTGCAGGCTGCAGATGCAAGACAAAAGAATCTTATCGCTCTCTTTCAGGCCTCCAGCGATAAGGAGCAGCAAACCGAGGTGGAGGTTATCAGCCAGCTCAACCGCATACGGGACAAAATACTGGCCAAGCAGGACCAGCACTTGCACCATTATCTGCTGAAAATGGAAATACCGCTGCACATATTTGGAATGTAAGCTTAAATTCGAGATATCCCATCGtcatatataataatatataccCGTTCGTACATAAATGATCTCTACAGTCGCTGGTTACGCCTTCTATTCGGACGGGAGTTCATGTTGTtggacctgctgctgctgtgggatGCCATTTTCGCGGATAGCGACCGCTTCGACTTGCCCAACTACATTCTGGTGGCCATGCTGGTGCACATACGAGATAAGCGTGGGTATTTCCCGGCGTCTGGGTGCTCTTGTAATTACCCGTTTGATTGCAGTGCTGCTCAGTGACTACACTACGTCGCTGACTTATCTCATGCGATACCCGGGCAACGTTGACGTCAACTTGGTGCTGCGCCATGCTCTCTTCATGCTCAATCCCAAGCAGTTCGACTACCCAGCGAACGCCTTCACCTGTGTGTCCTTTGCCAACAATCTTCCAGCCCCGCCAGCTGGGGGGCCATCCGCACGCCAGCAACGCCTGCGTACCATCTCGGAAACATCATCCAGTGGCAGTCAAGTCGATCGCCAGATCACCTACATGCAGGAGCGCAATGCTGCCGATTCCTCTGCTCTGGCCAAGCTGCAAGATGCCCACCGCGTTGCCATGGATGGCTACCTGGAAAATGTAAGTGGCTGCCCTCGTATCCACCTTAAGATCTCGACATTATCCCCGATCCTATGACGTTttcccagagcccagagctgCTGCGGCTGGAGTTGAAGAATGCCCAGACTGTAATCAAAATCGCTAGAAGCAAGCTGCAAAATTACCTGCGAACTGTGCGCCAGCATGTGGCGCACAGGCAGGGCAACGAAGAGCTGAGCCGCACGCTGGACGGAATCGAGGAGCTTTGTAGTTTCCTCGACGTGAAATTCATGTTTCCACTGCACACGCGCTCGGCGCCAATCGACCAGGCACTGGAGGCTAACGAACAAAAGCTGCTGAACAAGACCAGTGCCAAGACAAAACAGGAAGTAGCCAGAGCCTCGCCGTCCCCCTCATCCACTCCCACGCCTGCGGCCGTCTCCAGTAGTTACGAAATGCCGGAAAATGCTTTCATGCACAGCTCGATGCGTCGTCTGTTGGGCGAAATGCGGGAAATTGAATTGTCGACGATAACAAGCGACGAGAAGCCAGGAACGGTTGTCCAGAATGGTCTTCCGGCGGCGGAACCCCAGCAGCGGCACCTCCCAATCACCGATCTGCGGTGATCTGATCATATTGActgaacaaaaaattatattagGTGCAGCAGCCACCTAGTGGCTGCCAAGTGAACGAACAGGTACTATACTTTTGGAGTCTGCTAATGAAATAAAACGATACAATTTTGAAGTTTTTAATCTAAGATGAAAAGCTCTCGTGTAACGGTGTTTGTGTTTGAAGTTTTCCCAAACGGCTCGACTGATTTGTTATTTCTTAATCGgactttttgtatttttgtatgaaCAACATCCACTTATCTCCCATACAACGTTTTAATACGTCTCTAATACAACGTATTTGTGTGACTGGAGCAGTACTGGGCACTAGTTCGTAGGTGGTGGTATCACCACTCCCTTACATACCAGGAGTACATTCAATACTGACCCTTAACAATGGTTTTCATCATTCCATTTTTACCCGCAATGTCCTACGATATGGGGACCAGCGACACCACATCGTTTAATAAGTAGTGAAATGGGTACCCAGCTTGTAGCTAGTTTACTaattttttcatttcatattatttatttcattctgTATCAGTAATAATTTGGTTATTTTTGTTAGAAGTTACATTAATTTAAGTTATTGTAGTAGTGTAGTGAtcaatttctgtgtgtgttacAATAAGAGGCTGCAAGGCGATTCATTTTCATCGTCAAACGAGTAAAGCAGAAAGAACAGCCGCGCGAAACCAACATGAcaacgaaaatgtgcgtgtgggCGTGTCGCAATTGCGGGACTCTCAATAAGAAGAGACACGAGAAGAAAGAAATCAAAAGAGACAATTGGAACGGACACATGCGTGCCGACTCTACGCAAATGAGGTGGCCGATAACGACAAGTATATGAAGCATTTACAGCAGCTTAGTTCCTCCGTCTCGCATTCGAGCGCGAGCCAGGTACTGAATGTttcgctcatccgaaagtgctgattggacATGGCTATGGATAAAGAATGTGGTGTGGATTCAGATTCAAACCATTTCCTTGCCATCGTTCGGAGCAACAGGAATTCATCAAAATAATGCGGTAAGcctttaaaaatgcattttgaaaTAGAAGTACAAGTGTACCAACAAGAATTCTTCAAAATTGCTGCCAAAGGCTACAAAAACCTCAACTCAACAAAAGGCAGTCGACCGCACAGTCGTTGAGCTGGACGACCCGACACCTATTGAATGAACAGTATGAATTTTAAAAACTCTTCGAATCGGACATGCACATTCTATTCGATCTTACGCGTAGCAAAACGACAGAAGTGGGATTAAAGAATTATTAAATTCGTGCTTTGCCTACAAAAGTTtttctgcaaaaaaaaaaagtacacTCGATTGCTTTtcgaaattaatattaatagtTTTAATTTGCCGGGTCAGCTTACAATGTATTAATTAAAGAGGTACGCTTAAGTGGAAGTGTCTCTGCACATTTCCCAATAATTGCCGTTTCAGTGGCATTAAAAAGAACTCAAATTTTTTggtggcaaacaaaaaaaaatcacgtACATTCACTTATTTCGTACGGCTATATAACGATCAGAATATCGGGGATACACTGGTATTTGGAATATATTAGTCAGGCTGGGAGTGATCATAGAGTCCAAGGGTAGGTACTCTCCCGTGTATTCAACtttaacatacatatgttcttTAGACAGAAATCAGCGCTAAAAGCTAaatgggggggaaaaaaatatatgaaatggGGACAGGAAAGAACATCTAGTGGGGGGAGTACATTCTGGTAATGAATGGTCTGTGGGTGCTGCCAATAACTTATGGCTGCGATGGCCTACTGATTGTCAGCTGCTGATTCTTCCCGGCCCAGGTCGGTTGAATTTTTGGCCCTCCATTAATGTTGGTTGGGGGAAGTCGCAGGTGTTGGGCAGGGGGCGGCCTATTCGCAGTCTGTGTCTTTGAAATGGTTATCATCTTCGACTGGTTGCCATTGTTTAGACGGATCTGACGCATCATTGCCGATGGATTGCCATTGGGACTATCCGTCTTGACGGGGGAGGCTGAATTCACGGTCGTGTACGTGCATGTGGTTTCCGTGGAGGTGTTGACGCTGTGGCGCCCGTTCAAGCTATTTGGTGTGGTCAGCTTGTTCAGGGGGACGCAGCGTACAGCATCGGAGTCTTGCCGGCATGACGCTTGCATGGAGGCGAGCCACTTGTGGCGTACGTTGCTCAACAGTTCCTTGGGACCAATGGAACCATTGATAGTCACCTGACCCTTCTTCTGTGGCATCGGGCTGGACTTTGCCGGGCTGGCGCCAGAGCTGGCATTCTCAATTTCGTTGTGGCTCTTCT contains:
- the TBC1D5 gene encoding TBC1 domain family member 5, with the translated sequence MTVRGIEAIKLNIPKAKGDAAAIKTNIREERGQAIEPGPDGASGSTMTSVERYRLEWTQLLENLDENPETLRLAAFNGDLKMSKFRSVYWALLLRVLNAEHRSWHTQRLQQRSRYEKFRVDYVRNPHELAVSDDDPLSQSTKSVWNQYFSDQELFAVIRQDVVRTFPGVDFFRKALVQNAMVNILFYYAREHPYMCYRQGMHEILAPIIFVIYSDHQPLLHFSEIAKTDINETLLNVLDPGYLEADTYSIFSRLMASVESYYRVSNLVSTPDGHIEQLNEASSDKEQQTEVEVISQLNRIRDKILAKQDQHLHHYLLKMEIPLHIFGIRWLRLLFGREFMLLDLLLLWDAIFADSDRFDLPNYILVAMLVHIRDKLLLSDYTTSLTYLMRYPGNVDVNLVLRHALFMLNPKQFDYPANAFTCVSFANNLPAPPAGGPSARQQRLRTISETSSSGSQVDRQITYMQERNAADSSALAKLQDAHRVAMDGYLENSPELLRLELKNAQTVIKIARSKLQNYLRTVRQHVAHRQGNEELSRTLDGIEELCSFLDVKFMFPLHTRSAPIDQALEANEQKLLNKTSAKTKQEVARASPSPSSTPTPAAVSSSYEMPENAFMHSSMRRLLGEMREIELSTITSDEKPGTVVQNGLPAAEPQQRHLPITDLR